The following are from one region of the Oculatellaceae cyanobacterium genome:
- a CDS encoding Hsp20/alpha crystallin family protein encodes MTIVRWKPSLETDSLRRQFDRLFYDLDPISFDSFNLYPESTIFPELKIEIEETDSSILVRAEVPGIDPKNLDVEVSPYAVYITGENRYEKQSEDRGYVRSQLSYSKFQRVIPMPAEVKPQQVKTELKNGVLTLNLPKLDSGDQQVYKVRLAQSEPQIIAGEEKFRSRKGLQAVSQKLKAGMNKLSEWLNQPLKLPRWFRFNKQ; translated from the coding sequence ATGACTATCGTTCGCTGGAAACCATCCCTGGAAACAGATTCGCTTCGTCGCCAATTTGACAGGCTATTTTACGACTTAGATCCAATTAGCTTTGACTCCTTTAATCTCTATCCAGAATCTACTATTTTTCCTGAACTAAAGATTGAAATAGAAGAAACTGACTCTAGCATTCTTGTTAGGGCTGAAGTTCCAGGTATAGATCCTAAGAATTTAGATGTTGAAGTCAGCCCATACGCTGTATACATTACTGGCGAGAATCGCTACGAGAAACAATCCGAGGATAGAGGTTACGTGCGATCGCAACTTAGTTATAGCAAGTTTCAGCGTGTAATTCCAATGCCCGCAGAGGTGAAACCTCAGCAAGTTAAAACTGAGCTAAAAAATGGTGTTCTGACTTTGAATTTACCAAAGTTAGACTCAGGAGATCAACAAGTATATAAAGTCAGGTTAGCTCAATCTGAGCCTCAAATTATTGCAGGAGAGGAAAAATTCCGCAGTCGTAAAGGTTTGCAAGCAGTAAGCCAGAAACTTAAGGCAGGAATGAACAAGTTGAGTGAGTGGTTGAATCAACCGCTCAAGCTACCTAGGTGGTTCAGGTTCAATAAGCAATAG